One window of the uncultured Fibrobacter sp. genome contains the following:
- a CDS encoding ABC transporter ATP-binding protein: protein MAAILLQDVSFRYPGAGAQALSSVNLEIPEGSFFALLGPNGAGKTTLLRLLCGRFANFDGTVDVAEPLRSDRGVLDMMRCGVLLENPGIYPKLSVEEYLSYFAGFYGMVEGACLPGGSSRERAEMLASRLGLANLNSRMGMLSLGNRQKVQVLRALLPNPKLLILDEPVANLDPVSRECVWKMIEDWRNEEGGTAIVCSHILAEMEEYATHYAIIDGGRILKAGKALPDDSCNTDFTVRLTAPVDVSAVNRALEAAGISVSDVSAQKGSLASIYRETVHK, encoded by the coding sequence ATGGCCGCAATCCTTTTGCAAGATGTTTCCTTCCGTTATCCGGGTGCCGGCGCGCAAGCGTTGTCTTCGGTGAATCTCGAGATTCCGGAGGGCTCCTTCTTTGCGCTCCTTGGCCCGAACGGGGCGGGGAAGACGACGTTGCTTCGACTTTTGTGCGGGCGTTTCGCGAATTTCGATGGCACTGTGGATGTGGCTGAACCATTGCGCTCCGACCGCGGTGTCCTCGACATGATGCGCTGTGGCGTGTTGCTCGAGAACCCGGGGATTTATCCGAAACTCTCCGTCGAGGAATACCTGAGCTACTTTGCCGGGTTCTACGGGATGGTCGAGGGGGCTTGCCTTCCGGGGGGCTCGTCGCGTGAACGTGCTGAAATGCTCGCTTCGCGGCTGGGCCTTGCAAACCTGAATTCCCGCATGGGGATGCTTTCGCTCGGGAACCGCCAGAAGGTGCAGGTGCTGCGTGCGCTCCTGCCGAACCCGAAACTACTGATTCTGGACGAACCGGTGGCGAACCTCGACCCGGTCTCGCGTGAATGTGTCTGGAAAATGATAGAGGACTGGCGCAACGAAGAGGGCGGCACGGCGATTGTCTGTTCGCATATTCTCGCCGAGATGGAAGAGTACGCCACGCATTATGCGATTATCGATGGCGGGCGCATCCTGAAAGCCGGGAAAGCCTTGCCGGACGATTCTTGCAATACCGATTTTACCGTGAGGTTGACCGCACCTGTCGATGTTTCCGCCGTGAACCGCGCCTTGGAGGCTGCGGGAATTTCTGTGAGCGATGTGTCGGCGCAAAAGGGCTCGCTTGCGTCGATCTACCGCGAAACCGTCCACAAATGA
- a CDS encoding BamA/TamA family outer membrane protein, with protein sequence MTNKILILLACLIGICLAEEGIKHPWYMEFRGNNVFSNFQIEEQIDIPDEFGQLDTTKQDFLMRLSIENLKALYYSRGYFSLEMSLDIRREHISQDSVQRGYIIFINEGERYRFGGTKVIAPDTNAIEIKTTSLETSKDNYYSQDDISKDMQTIMDVYRQEGFLHTQVSSVEMLDTVNKKIYVEISVRPGAKVIMGNIRSTTARVQDRGNRGEKSEEGLSDTAWLSSLWRIPKGETIDGKQYNSFKNKLFSTQLFTQIRLEDSLRTDGLSDVHLNVTERVPGDARYGFFFEEIYGFGAQAYARHKNFFGRFNEFSTNFQIAQHKQEISAGYANPLLFGTSFTMIPTAIRFEDRLTFNHEKINPPAYPDSIEERYEVINRGDLTFGITQHIRFRGTFDTRYVDKNDERLFKLKTEVALTFDYTDDYFNPTKGIRFAPTTGVGTNLKGGLDSPHMIGNPYTYAEATTNLYFPLFWTFYGALSGSCGRFFNEAIEDDARVFYQGGSRSVRGYRFRSIYASYTSTETDKNGKEKEVINTGLTPQYLRLNQEIRWTIPVRSWRKWQIVQFFDWAKVTDADDGLYEEEEDASFGFGLRYRWQFLTFRLDYAFKKQFQDMSLSEPFAWGRFAFDLSHTF encoded by the coding sequence ATGACGAATAAGATTCTCATCCTCCTCGCCTGCCTCATTGGGATATGCCTCGCCGAAGAAGGCATAAAGCATCCGTGGTACATGGAATTCCGTGGGAACAACGTGTTCTCCAACTTCCAGATAGAAGAACAAATCGACATTCCCGACGAGTTCGGCCAGCTGGACACGACCAAGCAAGACTTTCTGATGCGCCTATCCATCGAGAACCTCAAGGCGCTGTACTACTCACGCGGATATTTCAGCCTCGAAATGAGCCTGGACATCCGCAGGGAACACATCTCGCAAGACAGCGTGCAGCGCGGCTACATCATCTTCATCAACGAAGGCGAGCGTTACCGTTTTGGCGGGACAAAGGTCATCGCCCCCGACACGAACGCCATCGAAATAAAGACCACCTCGCTAGAGACCTCGAAAGACAACTATTATTCCCAAGACGACATTTCCAAAGACATGCAAACCATCATGGACGTTTACAGGCAAGAAGGATTCCTGCACACGCAAGTTTCGTCGGTGGAAATGCTCGACACGGTCAACAAGAAAATCTACGTGGAAATCAGCGTAAGGCCGGGCGCCAAAGTCATCATGGGTAACATCAGGAGTACAACCGCTCGCGTGCAAGACCGTGGCAACAGAGGGGAAAAGAGCGAAGAAGGGCTCTCCGACACAGCCTGGCTCTCGTCACTCTGGAGAATCCCCAAGGGAGAGACCATCGACGGTAAGCAGTACAACTCCTTCAAGAACAAACTTTTCTCGACCCAACTGTTTACACAAATCCGCCTCGAAGACTCCCTGCGCACAGACGGACTTTCCGACGTTCACCTCAATGTCACGGAGCGCGTCCCCGGAGACGCCCGCTACGGGTTCTTCTTCGAAGAAATCTACGGGTTCGGCGCACAGGCTTACGCACGACACAAGAACTTCTTCGGGCGGTTCAACGAATTCTCGACAAACTTCCAGATAGCCCAGCACAAGCAAGAAATTTCGGCAGGCTATGCAAACCCGCTCCTGTTCGGGACCTCGTTCACGATGATTCCCACGGCAATCCGCTTTGAAGACCGACTGACGTTCAACCACGAAAAAATCAACCCCCCGGCCTACCCGGACAGCATCGAAGAGCGTTACGAAGTCATCAACCGTGGAGACCTCACCTTCGGCATTACGCAACACATCCGTTTCCGCGGAACGTTCGACACCCGTTACGTGGACAAGAACGACGAACGCCTCTTCAAGCTCAAGACCGAAGTGGCACTCACCTTTGACTACACCGACGACTACTTCAACCCGACCAAGGGTATTCGCTTCGCCCCGACAACAGGCGTTGGCACCAACTTGAAGGGAGGCCTCGATTCCCCGCACATGATTGGCAACCCCTATACTTACGCAGAAGCGACCACGAACCTTTATTTCCCGCTCTTCTGGACATTCTACGGAGCCTTGAGCGGAAGCTGCGGCCGATTCTTCAACGAGGCCATCGAAGACGACGCCCGCGTGTTCTACCAAGGTGGTTCCAGGTCTGTGCGTGGCTACCGTTTCCGCAGTATCTACGCAAGCTATACCAGCACCGAAACCGACAAGAACGGCAAGGAAAAAGAGGTCATCAACACGGGCCTGACTCCGCAATACCTCAGGCTCAACCAGGAAATCCGCTGGACAATCCCCGTCAGGAGCTGGCGCAAATGGCAAATCGTGCAGTTCTTCGACTGGGCCAAGGTCACCGACGCCGACGACGGGCTGTACGAAGAAGAAGAAGACGCGAGCTTCGGTTTCGGCCTCCGCTACAGGTGGCAGTTCCTCACGTTCAGGCTTGACTACGCGTTCAAGAAACAGTTCCAGGACATGAGCCTAAGCGAGCCCTTCGCCTGGGGCCGCTTCGCGTTTGACCTTTCACACACGTTCTAG
- a CDS encoding peptidyl-prolyl cis-trans isomerase, translating to MKKKFLALLALGALLFTGCNSIGDKDTIIGRVNGESIYQEDIDLMVRLHGESSKSEHVKSSIASLFSRNAIYSDALTRFPELKDSLKNRSRTVDNYLLTFAFQRFYAMDRLMFSDSELKAYFDAHRSLFGDTTEYMVVRDQVAEKLFLERNADSLAAFIKKKVAEGGNVDTSSEQLSAQFIRDFRERLVNTMGDSLEKVYNLVLVPIVPPTPEEYYQKHKDWFMTEPGFEVYHVEMADSVALAALFYTDSMDIEEFKKIARDNSINKETAANDGYVGKVLEKHVLPYGIGDMSPMFGQFKDKPIGTVSKPIRTFMGETFHVFYLAAVVPSRQKTLEQVRVAIDNEIKNGISYDLDSTYVLVTLNGEPVVRESDVNDVYAANISIPKNRRTHDNIVNSLMQNIAFAHEARKRKVDHSWEYRALVRNSALEFVCNLFEYRIRHAVDYPEDTLKAVFDKIGNPAHPNLGYDASREDISIWLEMPRSLMKRTYYYRLEDFLPDDYETSVNRLFSETIVPYRNAKWERVTTDAWSKAKVSLYVDSINLLPQERSLDSAVLALDSLYHAQQLEKVIVGWEGLRNRYPENDTLVKKATYEIAHVKSETNDFDRSQREYRSYYMLWPDDPNAEKAMFSRGFILTENMHKDSLALEVLEEFKTKYPKSELTESADWLIENIRSGGKLADDLMKKIEAEE from the coding sequence ATGAAAAAGAAGTTTTTGGCGCTCCTCGCGCTAGGTGCGTTATTGTTTACGGGGTGCAATTCCATTGGCGATAAAGACACCATAATTGGCCGCGTGAACGGCGAGTCAATCTATCAGGAAGACATCGATTTGATGGTTCGCCTGCATGGAGAAAGCAGCAAGTCGGAACACGTGAAGTCATCAATTGCATCGCTGTTCAGCCGTAATGCCATCTATTCCGACGCCTTGACTCGTTTCCCCGAACTTAAGGACTCCTTGAAAAATCGCAGCCGGACGGTAGACAACTATCTTTTGACTTTTGCTTTCCAGCGCTTTTATGCGATGGACCGTCTGATGTTCAGTGATAGCGAACTCAAGGCTTATTTCGATGCCCATCGTTCCCTCTTTGGCGATACGACTGAGTACATGGTTGTCCGTGACCAGGTCGCAGAAAAGCTCTTCCTCGAGCGAAATGCGGATTCTTTGGCGGCATTCATCAAGAAAAAAGTAGCCGAAGGCGGAAATGTCGACACGTCCAGCGAGCAGTTGAGCGCCCAGTTCATACGCGACTTTCGTGAAAGATTGGTCAATACGATGGGGGATTCCTTGGAAAAGGTCTACAACTTGGTTTTGGTGCCAATCGTTCCGCCGACCCCCGAGGAATATTACCAGAAACACAAGGACTGGTTCATGACAGAACCGGGATTTGAAGTTTACCACGTCGAAATGGCGGATTCTGTGGCTCTTGCTGCGTTGTTCTATACCGACAGCATGGATATCGAGGAATTCAAGAAGATTGCTCGCGATAATAGCATCAACAAGGAAACGGCGGCAAATGACGGTTATGTGGGGAAGGTCCTCGAAAAGCATGTGCTGCCTTATGGTATTGGCGACATGTCGCCGATGTTCGGACAGTTCAAAGATAAGCCGATAGGTACTGTTTCCAAGCCGATTCGCACGTTCATGGGCGAAACGTTCCATGTGTTCTATCTTGCTGCGGTGGTCCCGTCCCGCCAGAAGACTCTTGAACAGGTGCGTGTTGCCATCGATAACGAAATCAAGAACGGCATCAGTTACGACCTGGATTCTACGTATGTGCTGGTTACCTTGAATGGGGAACCTGTAGTCCGCGAAAGCGATGTCAATGACGTGTATGCCGCAAATATTAGCATACCGAAAAATCGCAGGACCCATGACAACATTGTCAATTCGTTGATGCAGAATATTGCTTTTGCTCACGAGGCTCGCAAGCGCAAGGTGGACCATTCTTGGGAATACAGGGCTCTGGTCCGCAATAGCGCTCTGGAGTTTGTGTGTAATTTGTTTGAATACAGAATTAGGCACGCTGTGGATTATCCTGAGGATACGCTCAAGGCTGTGTTCGATAAAATCGGAAATCCGGCGCACCCGAACTTGGGTTATGATGCTTCCCGTGAGGATATCTCTATTTGGCTCGAAATGCCGCGTTCCCTCATGAAGCGTACCTATTACTACCGCTTGGAAGATTTCCTGCCGGACGATTACGAAACATCCGTGAATCGTTTGTTCTCCGAGACGATTGTTCCGTACCGCAATGCCAAGTGGGAGCGTGTCACGACAGATGCTTGGAGCAAAGCCAAGGTCTCCCTCTATGTGGATTCTATCAACCTTTTGCCGCAAGAACGTTCGCTTGATTCTGCCGTTTTGGCCTTGGATTCGCTCTATCATGCGCAGCAACTGGAAAAAGTCATTGTCGGTTGGGAAGGGCTGCGCAACCGTTATCCCGAGAACGACACGCTCGTGAAGAAAGCGACTTATGAGATTGCTCATGTGAAGAGCGAAACGAATGATTTTGATCGTTCTCAGCGCGAGTACCGGTCGTACTACATGCTTTGGCCCGATGATCCTAATGCCGAGAAGGCCATGTTCAGCCGTGGGTTCATCCTCACCGAGAACATGCACAAGGATTCGCTTGCTCTCGAAGTCCTCGAAGAATTCAAGACGAAGTATCCCAAGAGCGAGCTGACCGAGTCGGCCGACTGGCTCATCGAGAACATCCGGTCCGGCGGAAAACTCGCCGACGATCTGATGAAGAAAATCGAAGCGGAAGAGTAG
- the ndk gene encoding nucleoside-diphosphate kinase — protein MEMTFAMIKPNAVKSGLVGRIIDRYISAGLSVCAVKMHQMTSEDARGFYAEHVEKPFFPELEAYMTKGPSVMLALGGENAIAKVRAINGATNPAKAEPGTLRYDFAPSMTENVVHSSDSPESAARELDFWFKADERYAYEMPSLKACCVL, from the coding sequence ATGGAAATGACATTCGCCATGATTAAGCCCAACGCCGTCAAGTCCGGCTTGGTGGGCCGTATTATTGACCGTTACATCAGTGCAGGCCTCTCTGTCTGCGCCGTGAAGATGCACCAGATGACTTCTGAAGATGCTCGCGGCTTCTATGCCGAGCACGTCGAGAAGCCCTTCTTCCCGGAACTCGAAGCCTACATGACCAAGGGCCCGTCCGTGATGCTCGCCCTCGGTGGCGAAAACGCCATTGCCAAGGTCCGCGCCATCAACGGTGCTACCAATCCGGCCAAGGCGGAACCCGGTACGCTCCGCTACGATTTTGCCCCGTCCATGACCGAAAACGTCGTTCACAGCTCCGACAGCCCCGAGTCTGCTGCCCGCGAGCTCGACTTCTGGTTCAAGGCCGACGAACGCTACGCCTACGAGATGCCTTCTCTCAAGGCTTGCTGCGTCCTCTAA
- a CDS encoding succinate dehydrogenase cytochrome b subunit, with product MQWIVKYLTSSIGKKQIMGCTGALLAAFVFGHMVGNIQLLNPDPAAAQASYNSYCQLLTGYKPFIYGVELVMICAAALHIFLAVTLKIENKVARGSVGYDVNARKGTKSFASFTMIWTGIIVAAFLVWHLMTLKFGEYYLYSNPDVWDGKIVRDMWLTTIMAFSKPWLSALYVVAMFALGMHLFHAIASAFQTLGIAHQKWTPLIEKFGLVYSVVVALGFAVLAAGAFYLSGKPETQALIEKSRALQPQYEQQKANEAQKASFVIPSVGEVQVSLNAEF from the coding sequence ATGCAATGGATCGTCAAGTATCTTACCTCGTCCATCGGTAAGAAGCAGATCATGGGATGCACGGGAGCTCTGCTCGCTGCGTTCGTTTTTGGACACATGGTTGGAAATATCCAGCTGCTTAATCCGGACCCGGCTGCGGCTCAGGCTTCGTACAACTCGTACTGCCAGTTGCTGACGGGCTACAAGCCGTTCATCTATGGCGTCGAACTCGTCATGATTTGCGCTGCTGCCCTGCACATTTTCCTCGCTGTGACCCTGAAAATCGAAAACAAGGTCGCTCGCGGTTCTGTCGGTTATGATGTCAACGCCCGCAAGGGTACGAAGTCCTTTGCTTCGTTCACCATGATTTGGACGGGTATCATCGTTGCCGCGTTCCTCGTTTGGCACTTGATGACCCTCAAGTTCGGCGAATACTACCTGTACTCCAACCCGGACGTGTGGGATGGCAAGATTGTCCGTGACATGTGGCTCACGACCATCATGGCTTTCTCCAAGCCGTGGCTCTCCGCCCTCTACGTGGTCGCCATGTTCGCTCTCGGCATGCACCTCTTCCACGCTATTGCCTCTGCGTTCCAGACGCTCGGCATTGCTCACCAGAAGTGGACTCCGCTTATCGAAAAGTTCGGCCTCGTCTATAGCGTCGTTGTCGCTCTCGGTTTCGCCGTTCTCGCTGCCGGTGCTTTCTACCTGTCTGGCAAGCCCGAAACGCAGGCCCTCATCGAAAAGTCCCGCGCCCTCCAGCCGCAGTATGAACAGCAGAAGGCCAACGAAGCCCAGAAGGCTAGCTTCGTGATTCCTTCTGTCGGTGAAGTTCAAGTTTCTCTCAACGCTGAATTTTAA
- a CDS encoding fumarate reductase/succinate dehydrogenase flavoprotein subunit, with protein sequence MILDSKIPGGSIEEKWTKHKFELKLVNPANKRKFTVIVVGTGLAGSSAAASLAELGYNVKSFCIQDSPRRAHSIAAQGGINAAKNYKNDGDSVYRLFYDTVKGGDFRAREANVHRLAENSNLIIDQCVAQGVPFGREYGGLLDNRSFGGTQVSRTFYARGQTGQQLLLGAYQALMRQVAAGKVKMFPRREMMDLVVIDGKARGIIVRNLITGELESHVGDAVCLCTGGYGNVYYLSTNAQGSNVTAAFRAYKRGALFANPCYTQIHPTCIPRHGDLQSKLTLMSESLRNDGRIWVPRKAGDTRSPDQIPEEDRYYYLEEKYPSFGNLVPRDVASRNAKQVCDAGLGVGNTKQAVYLDFADAIQRMGVAGVSAKYGNLFQMYEKITDEDPYKVPMRIFPAIHYTMGGLWVDYDLMSTIPGCFVLGEANFSDHGANRLGASALMQGLSDGYFVIPFTIGGYFAGTKLEKVSESDAAFEDCKKQTEERIHKLLSIKGHRTVNDIHRELGNIMWEYVGMARNKKGLETALEKIPALREEFWQNVNVLGSEGSFNQNLERAGRVADFLEFAEVLTLDALHREESCGGHFREESQTEEGEAKRDDEHFCYVGAWEYKGDGVKPELSKEPLTFDNVHLVTRSYK encoded by the coding sequence ATGATTCTTGATTCTAAAATCCCCGGTGGTTCCATCGAAGAAAAGTGGACCAAGCATAAGTTCGAACTCAAGCTCGTGAACCCTGCCAACAAGCGTAAGTTCACGGTGATCGTGGTGGGTACTGGCCTTGCCGGTTCTTCTGCCGCTGCTTCTCTTGCCGAACTCGGATACAACGTCAAGTCTTTCTGCATCCAGGATAGCCCCCGTCGTGCGCACTCCATTGCTGCCCAGGGTGGTATCAACGCAGCCAAGAACTACAAGAACGACGGCGACTCCGTTTACCGTCTGTTCTACGATACCGTGAAGGGCGGTGACTTCCGCGCTCGCGAAGCCAACGTGCACCGTCTGGCCGAAAACTCCAACCTCATCATCGACCAGTGCGTCGCTCAGGGCGTTCCGTTCGGTCGTGAATACGGTGGCCTCCTCGACAACCGTTCCTTCGGTGGTACGCAGGTTTCCCGTACGTTCTACGCTCGTGGCCAGACGGGTCAGCAGCTCCTCCTCGGTGCCTACCAGGCCCTCATGCGCCAGGTTGCTGCCGGTAAGGTCAAGATGTTCCCGCGTCGCGAAATGATGGACCTCGTCGTTATCGACGGCAAGGCTCGCGGTATCATCGTCCGTAACCTCATCACTGGCGAACTCGAAAGCCACGTGGGTGACGCTGTGTGCCTTTGCACCGGTGGTTACGGTAACGTCTACTACCTTTCTACCAACGCCCAGGGTTCCAACGTGACGGCTGCCTTCCGTGCCTACAAGCGCGGCGCTCTGTTCGCTAACCCCTGCTACACGCAGATTCACCCGACTTGCATTCCTCGCCACGGCGACCTGCAGTCCAAGCTCACCTTGATGAGCGAATCTCTCCGTAACGACGGTCGTATCTGGGTCCCGCGCAAGGCGGGCGATACCCGTAGCCCGGACCAGATTCCTGAAGAAGACCGTTACTACTACCTCGAAGAGAAGTACCCGAGCTTCGGTAACCTCGTCCCGCGTGACGTGGCTTCCCGTAACGCCAAGCAGGTTTGCGACGCCGGTCTCGGCGTGGGCAACACCAAGCAGGCCGTTTACCTCGACTTCGCCGACGCTATCCAGCGCATGGGCGTTGCCGGTGTGTCTGCCAAGTACGGCAACCTCTTCCAGATGTACGAGAAGATCACCGACGAAGACCCGTACAAGGTCCCGATGCGCATCTTCCCGGCTATCCACTACACCATGGGTGGTCTCTGGGTCGACTATGATTTGATGTCCACCATCCCGGGCTGCTTCGTTCTCGGTGAAGCCAACTTCTCCGACCACGGTGCAAACCGCCTCGGTGCTTCTGCTCTTATGCAGGGCCTCTCCGACGGTTACTTCGTGATTCCGTTCACCATCGGCGGTTACTTTGCCGGCACCAAGCTCGAAAAGGTTTCCGAATCCGATGCCGCGTTCGAAGACTGCAAGAAGCAGACCGAAGAACGCATCCACAAGCTCCTTTCCATCAAGGGTCACCGCACGGTCAACGATATCCATCGTGAACTCGGTAACATCATGTGGGAATATGTGGGCATGGCCCGTAACAAGAAGGGCTTGGAAACTGCTCTCGAAAAGATTCCGGCTCTCCGCGAAGAATTCTGGCAGAACGTCAACGTGCTCGGTTCCGAAGGTTCCTTCAACCAGAACCTCGAACGTGCCGGCCGTGTGGCTGACTTCCTCGAATTCGCCGAAGTGCTTACGCTCGACGCTCTGCACCGCGAAGAATCTTGCGGCGGTCACTTCCGTGAAGAAAGCCAGACCGAAGAAGGCGAAGCCAAGCGCGACGACGAACACTTCTGCTACGTGGGCGCCTGGGAATACAAGGGCGACGGCGTGAAGCCGGAACTCTCCAAGGAACCCCTTACCTTTGATAACGTCCACCTTGTTACTAGGAGCTACAAATAA
- a CDS encoding succinate dehydrogenase/fumarate reductase iron-sulfur subunit yields the protein MSGLNLTLKIWRQKDANTKGQFETVKINDVSPDMSFLEMLDIVNEEQMKQGKEGFAFDHDCREGICGMCSLVINGMPHGPDHATTTCQLHMRKFKDGDTIVIEPWRAAAFPVIRDCVVDRTAFDRIIQAGGFVSVNTGAAPEASVIPVPKADADRAFDAAACIGCGACVAACKNASAMLFVSAKVSHLSFLPQGKVEAKKRVLAMVAQMDKEGFGNCTNLYECQAACPKGITVDYIAKMNREYLGATVTYAEKVYGKD from the coding sequence ATGAGCGGACTCAATTTGACTTTGAAGATTTGGCGCCAGAAGGATGCCAACACCAAGGGACAGTTCGAAACTGTCAAGATCAACGATGTTTCTCCGGACATGTCCTTCTTGGAAATGCTCGACATTGTGAACGAAGAACAGATGAAGCAGGGCAAGGAAGGCTTCGCCTTCGACCACGACTGCCGCGAAGGTATCTGTGGTATGTGCTCTCTCGTCATCAACGGTATGCCGCACGGCCCCGACCATGCGACCACCACCTGCCAGCTTCACATGCGCAAGTTCAAGGATGGCGACACCATCGTGATCGAACCGTGGCGCGCCGCCGCATTCCCGGTTATCCGTGACTGCGTTGTCGACCGTACCGCTTTCGACCGCATCATCCAGGCTGGCGGCTTCGTTTCCGTCAACACCGGTGCCGCTCCTGAAGCATCCGTGATTCCGGTTCCCAAGGCTGATGCCGACCGCGCCTTCGACGCTGCTGCCTGTATCGGTTGCGGTGCCTGCGTGGCTGCCTGTAAGAACGCTTCTGCAATGCTCTTCGTCTCTGCGAAGGTCTCTCACCTCAGCTTCTTGCCGCAAGGCAAGGTCGAGGCCAAGAAGCGCGTTTTGGCCATGGTCGCCCAGATGGACAAGGAAGGCTTCGGCAACTGCACGAACCTTTACGAATGCCAGGCTGCATGCCCGAAGGGTATCACCGTCGATTACATCGCCAAGATGAACCGCGAATACCTCGGCGCTACCGTGACCTACGCCGAAAAGGTTTATGGTAAGGATTAG
- a CDS encoding DUF4332 domain-containing protein, whose protein sequence is MSGTLISIAGVDNKMENILASRADIKSLRRFCDATRTPEERAELAEKTKLPVATITHWAVQAELLRMETMSYDMAYEFVEAGIYSVKEIQNTSTSVILEKLKEANPRTNITEAVILKLQKAKVDSARDFVCEKPVLKEKIITENTTPSIYSDLSSVITELGRGVARAQHELDLNSLDIQNEILKDDRLYGMGLQATWYVMPEVEFTMKMDYSVYEEKREDGTISKTDISVLPSNATYSNLFKSSKKEESSVRLRIVPIPANDKFVTRRYMSDLSAVTTMEDLKSEFEKMSISTYKITPEDAVDWDDSTKIKVVDQYPLKNTLLNLGVVPEVEVKKI, encoded by the coding sequence ATGTCTGGTACACTAATTAGTATTGCTGGCGTTGACAACAAAATGGAAAATATTTTAGCGTCAAGAGCCGATATTAAAAGTCTAAGGCGTTTTTGTGATGCTACTCGTACGCCCGAAGAAAGAGCTGAGTTGGCGGAAAAAACAAAACTTCCTGTAGCCACTATTACTCATTGGGCTGTTCAAGCTGAATTGCTTCGTATGGAGACAATGTCCTATGACATGGCGTACGAATTTGTTGAAGCCGGTATTTATTCTGTAAAAGAAATACAAAACACAAGTACTTCTGTAATTCTGGAAAAATTAAAGGAAGCAAATCCTCGTACAAATATCACGGAAGCTGTTATTCTGAAATTACAGAAGGCTAAAGTTGATTCTGCAAGGGATTTTGTTTGTGAAAAGCCTGTTTTAAAAGAAAAAATCATTACGGAAAATACGACCCCTAGCATTTATTCTGATTTGTCAAGTGTTATTACGGAACTGGGTAGGGGAGTTGCGCGCGCTCAACATGAATTGGATCTGAATTCATTGGATATCCAAAATGAAATTTTGAAAGATGACCGCTTGTATGGTATGGGACTACAGGCTACATGGTATGTGATGCCAGAAGTTGAATTTACCATGAAAATGGATTATTCGGTTTACGAAGAAAAAAGAGAAGATGGAACTATTAGTAAAACTGATATTAGCGTATTACCTAGTAACGCGACATATTCAAACTTGTTCAAATCTTCAAAGAAAGAAGAGAGCTCTGTCAGGCTTAGAATAGTTCCGATTCCTGCGAATGATAAGTTTGTGACAAGGCGTTATATGTCGGATTTGAGCGCTGTTACGACCATGGAAGACTTGAAATCTGAATTTGAAAAGATGAGTATTTCAACCTATAAAATTACGCCAGAAGATGCCGTTGATTGGGACGATTCTACGAAGATAAAAGTGGTTGATCAGTATCCTTTGAAGAATACCCTTTTGAACCTGGGTGTTGTTCCTGAAGTTGAAGTGAAGAAAATTTAA